A segment of the Verrucomicrobiia bacterium genome:
CGAGGCGCACGGGAGGCAAACACCTGATTGCAAACGGAGCCGGGATTTTCATTGTGGGCGCATGCCAGCAAAATCAAAACAACAGCAGAAAGCCGCAGGCGCAGCGCTTTCAGCCAAGCGCGGCGGAAAGAGCAAGAGCTCACTGAAAGGCGCGTCGCGCAGCATGTACGATTCGATGAGCCAGAAGCAGTTGCGGGATCTGGCCAAAACGAAACGCAAGTCGCTTCCGCGAAAGAAAAAAAGCTGAAGCCGTCCTGACGCCTTCATTTTCGCGAAAATCCGCGCGCCGTCCCCGGTATTCAACCCATTGTGACTCCCGCGCGCGACGCCGTATGGTGCGCGGACAAACCGTTAACCATAGGAGAACATATGAGTGATTTGCGCGAAACGTTCATTGAAGAATTGAAGGACCTGTACGATGCCGAAAAACAGATTACCAAGGCGCTGCCGAAAATGGCAAAAGCCGCTGAGCACGAAGAATTGAAGGAAGCGTTCGAAACGCATCTCGAGGAAACCGAGGCGCAAATCGAACGTCTCGAACGCGTGTTCGAGTTGTTCGATGAAACGCCCAAGGGCAAGAAGTGCAAGGCGATGGAAGGCCTGATCGCAGAAGGCAAGGAACTCATTGAAGAGGAATCCGGCGATGCCGCCTTGATCTGCGCGGCCCAGAAGATCGAGCATTACGAGATCGCTTCCTATGGTTCGCTCGTCTCCTGGGCTCGATTGCTCGGAG
Coding sequences within it:
- a CDS encoding ferritin-like domain-containing protein, with amino-acid sequence MSDLRETFIEELKDLYDAEKQITKALPKMAKAAEHEELKEAFETHLEETEAQIERLERVFELFDETPKGKKCKAMEGLIAEGKELIEEESGDAALICAAQKIEHYEIASYGSLVSWARLLGEDEAADVLEETLSEEEQTDEKLTDVAESAINVEEAEGDEGEEEEEATTSRKKK
- a CDS encoding DUF3008 family protein, with protein sequence MPAKSKQQQKAAGAALSAKRGGKSKSSLKGASRSMYDSMSQKQLRDLAKTKRKSLPRKKKS